Within the Candidatus Nealsonbacteria bacterium CG07_land_8_20_14_0_80_39_13 genome, the region ATAAAAAACTCAACGGAGAAGTAATCGCCATTGATCCGGCTGAAGAACTTATTGAAGGGGTTGTTTATTACAAGACAAAAATAAGCATCAAGGATGCGCCGGAAGAAGTTAGGCCGGGAATGACCGCTGATATAGACATTAAAAAGAATATTAAAGAGAATGTGCTGACTATCCCATCGGAAGCAGTTGGAAAGGAAAATGGAAAAGCGTTTGTTCAGTACCTGAAGAATGGAAAGATAGAAAAAAAAGAAATCATCATTGGCGCTCAAGGAAGTGGCGGTTTAGTTGAAATAATCTCCGGATTGAGCGAGGGCGATGAAATAAGAGTCAAATAAGTTAAATAAATAGCAAAATCTAAATGGTAAACGACAAGTCATTGATCAAACTGGAGGATGTTTGGAAAATATATCAGCTGGGAAAAGTGGAGCTGACGGCTTTAAAAGGCGTAATCCTTGAAATTTTTGAAGGCTCTTTTGTGAGCATAGTCGGCTCATCAGGATCCGGAAAATCAACTTTATTAAATATGCTCGGTTGTCTGGATTTCCCCTCAAAGGGAAAAACTTTTTTGAAAGGGAAAGACATTTCTCTTTTAAGCGAAGATGAGCTTTCTCAAGCCAGAGGGAAAATCATCGGTTTTGTTTTCCAAGAGTTTAATTTATTGCCCAATTTTTCCGCTCTTCAGAACGTAATGTTTCCGATGATTTTTCAGGGAATTCCGGAGGCGGAGAGGGTGAAAAAAGCCAAAGAACTTTTAATTTCACTGGGACTGAAAGAAAGAATTTGTCATCAACCGTCTGAATTATCGGGCGGAGAAAGACAAAGGGTGGCTATTGCCAGGGCATTAGCCAATGATCCGGAAATGATTATAGCTGATGAGCCTACCGGAAATTTAGACTCTGTTACGGGAACCAAGATAATGGAAATTTTGACCGATTTTCACAAAAATTTAGGGAGAACGGTTGTCGTTGTTACTCACGATCCGAAAGTGGCAAGATATAGCAAGGAGATGATTAATATTAAGGATGGGGAGATAATATCCGACCATTCCAATTCAAACGAATCATTATGGAAGAAATAAGGGATTATTTAAAAATAGCGTTTCAAAACCTAAAGACGCGGTCATTGAGAAGCTGGCTTACGATTCTTGGAATTGTCATCGGGGTTTTTCTTATTGTAAGTTTATTATCTTTAAGCGAGGGGCTGAAAACCACAATAAACAAACAATTAAAGGCCATGGGCGGAGAAATTATCATTGTAATGCCCGGTGATGAATCCAACCCCTTTGCGTCAATGATGGTCGGAGGAGTTGAATTAGAAAGAGAAGATATTTCAGCTATACAAAAGACTGAAGGAGTTGATAAGGTTATTACTATGTCTTATAGTAGCGCCATTTCCAGATATAATGGCGAGGGAAAAACAACTTTTCTGGGAGGATTATCTTTAAGAGACGGCCAAGAAATTTTGTCAAGGTTTGAAGGATGGACCATAGGGGAGGGAAGATGGCCTATTTTTGGTAAAAATGAAGTCATTGTCGGGAAAAAATTAGCGGAGGATATTTTTGAAGATAATATAATCGTCAATAGCGACATAATGATTAAAGGAAGGAAGATGAAGGTTGTCGGGATATTGGAATCTTTAGGCAGTAAGACAGATGACAGTTTTGTCTATATGGATATGGATGTTTACGAGAATATCACAGGGAAGAAAAAGGGGAGCGCTCAAATGGCTATGGTCAAAGTAAGCGATGGCGTCTTAATCAATGATATAGCCGATAAAATAAAATTAGCTTTAGAGAAAACAACAAAAAGAAGAGGCGGAACGGATGCGGCAAGTTTCGCCGTTATCACCGCAGAAAAAGTGAGTGGAATAGCAAATGACATCCTGTCGGTCGTTCAAGCTGTTATAGTTGGGTTCGCAAGCATCGCTATTATTGTCGGCGGAATCGGGATAATGAATACTATGCTTACCTCTGTCAGAGAGAGAACAAAGGAAATAGGAATAATGAAGGCCATTGGGGCTAAAAATTCAGCCATAACATCTATTTTTTTAATGGAAGCGGCTATTATAGGATTTGTTGGCGGGATTGGGGGAACCGCGTTAGGAACAATAATGGCTAAGTTAATAGAGGTATACGGACAAGTTCATCCGATGTTCTATTTTTCTGCAGTTATATCTCCGGGATTAGTTTTATTTGGATTGATTTTTTCTTTAGTCGTTGGCTGCTTAGCCGGGTTTCTTCCGGCGAGAAGAGCAGCGAAATTAAGGCCGGTCGACGCCTTAAGAAGATACGAATAACAATCAAAATTACAAATTATAAATTACAAATTACAA harbors:
- a CDS encoding lipoprotein-releasing system ATP-binding protein LolD produces the protein MVNDKSLIKLEDVWKIYQLGKVELTALKGVILEIFEGSFVSIVGSSGSGKSTLLNMLGCLDFPSKGKTFLKGKDISLLSEDELSQARGKIIGFVFQEFNLLPNFSALQNVMFPMIFQGIPEAERVKKAKELLISLGLKERICHQPSELSGGERQRVAIARALANDPEMIIADEPTGNLDSVTGTKIMEILTDFHKNLGRTVVVVTHDPKVARYSKEMINIKDGEIISDHSNSNESLWKK